Proteins co-encoded in one Candidatus Poribacteria bacterium genomic window:
- the pyk gene encoding pyruvate kinase, whose product MQRKRTNIVCTIGPASSSPEMLRSLIESGMNVARISFSHGSHADHAQTIAHLKAVSKQLGVRIPILQDLSGPKMRIGKFSDEPIELFPNTKFTLTTREIIGDLNTVSISYPALVADVKSGNHILLADGEIELCVISTTSTDIICEVIAGGMLRSNKGISVPDISLQTPIPTPKDVEDLRFGIDHGVDWVAQSFIRNAVDLQNLRSILEQHDSDIPIIAKLEKREALDDLDKIFTEADGVMVARGDLGLEVPLPEVPLIQKEIIKWANIVGKPVITATQMLESMIVNPRPTRAEVTDIANAILDGTDALMLSGETAIGKYPSDAVRTMAQVATTTETTIDYVEYFKRQPITLEESVPDAIAHAACHTSIEIGAKAIICCTRSGQTARLVAKYRPPAPIAVVSPYESTLRRAGLFWGAFPISIEFAPDTDTMITSAKQAVLKSGLAHVGDQVVIIAGIPADVPGTTNMIKADIL is encoded by the coding sequence ATGCAACGGAAACGCACAAATATTGTTTGTACGATCGGTCCCGCTAGCAGCTCACCAGAAATGTTACGCTCACTGATTGAGTCAGGGATGAATGTCGCAAGAATCTCATTCTCGCACGGCTCACACGCCGATCATGCGCAAACCATCGCCCATCTGAAAGCAGTATCCAAGCAGCTTGGCGTGAGAATACCAATTTTGCAAGATCTATCGGGACCAAAGATGCGAATCGGCAAATTCTCGGACGAGCCAATTGAGTTATTCCCAAATACAAAGTTCACCCTCACAACACGGGAAATCATTGGCGATCTCAATACCGTATCGATCAGCTACCCCGCATTAGTTGCGGACGTTAAATCGGGGAATCACATTTTATTGGCGGATGGAGAGATTGAGTTGTGCGTGATTTCGACCACAAGTACGGACATCATCTGCGAAGTCATCGCTGGTGGGATGCTCCGTTCAAACAAGGGGATCAGTGTTCCCGATATCTCACTACAAACTCCCATTCCAACCCCAAAAGATGTCGAGGATCTGCGCTTTGGAATTGATCACGGAGTTGATTGGGTCGCCCAATCCTTTATTAGAAATGCCGTAGACCTACAGAACCTCAGATCGATCCTCGAACAACACGATTCTGATATACCGATCATCGCCAAACTGGAAAAACGTGAGGCATTGGATGACTTAGATAAAATCTTCACTGAAGCAGACGGTGTGATGGTCGCTAGAGGGGATTTGGGGTTAGAGGTCCCCCTTCCAGAAGTACCGCTTATCCAAAAAGAGATTATTAAATGGGCAAACATTGTGGGTAAGCCAGTCATCACTGCAACCCAGATGCTTGAATCAATGATTGTCAATCCACGTCCCACACGAGCAGAGGTCACAGACATCGCTAACGCAATTCTCGATGGCACGGATGCTTTAATGCTTTCCGGAGAGACCGCGATTGGCAAATACCCTTCCGACGCGGTCCGAACAATGGCTCAAGTTGCCACGACAACTGAAACTACCATTGACTACGTGGAATATTTCAAACGCCAGCCAATCACCCTTGAAGAGAGTGTGCCGGACGCCATTGCGCACGCTGCCTGCCACACCTCTATAGAAATCGGTGCGAAAGCCATTATCTGCTGTACACGATCAGGTCAAACTGCGAGGTTGGTGGCAAAGTATCGCCCACCCGCACCCATTGCAGTTGTCAGTCCTTATGAATCTACACTCCGGCGTGCAGGGCTCTTTTGGGGAGCATTCCCCATCTCAATTGAATTCGCGCCTGACACAGACACGATGATTACAAGTGCGAAGCAAGCTGTATTAAAATCGGGGCTTGCGCACGTGGGAGATCAGGTGGTCATTATCGCGGGGATACCGGCGGACGTGCCGGGAACGACGAACATGATTAAAGCAGATATCCTCTAG
- a CDS encoding phytanoyl-CoA dioxygenase family protein: MITEQETQQFSEMGAVTIDTPLTQQQLTAASVVFDRLLPFSKPEAGEKPSYRVSTTCTFYDPELLDIIQHPFFEEVAKRVLRADEISFFQTAIVTTYPSPNIPFSFYQHVDVQYCLSDLDATPRYMVCTFFVWIDDVTAQRAPLMYRPGSHRLIAKHRENQPELKSSTPLVGGVMLDGLPALDYAEAIPVVARAGQATVLTTAMVHGASTNVDTVPRKAMVITFTAAGVEIGLPQNQAETKRAYDRELKTLLRPERAHIVPA; the protein is encoded by the coding sequence ATGATTACCGAGCAAGAAACTCAACAGTTTTCAGAGATGGGCGCGGTGACAATTGATACGCCGCTGACGCAGCAGCAGCTCACAGCGGCATCAGTTGTGTTTGATCGCCTGCTTCCGTTCAGTAAGCCGGAGGCAGGAGAAAAACCGAGCTATCGGGTGAGCACAACGTGCACCTTCTATGATCCAGAATTGTTGGACATCATCCAGCATCCATTTTTTGAGGAAGTAGCCAAGCGTGTGCTGCGAGCTGATGAGATAAGTTTCTTTCAAACTGCCATCGTGACAACTTATCCGTCACCAAATATTCCCTTCAGTTTCTACCAACACGTGGATGTCCAGTACTGCCTTTCGGATCTTGACGCTACTCCCAGGTATATGGTTTGCACCTTTTTTGTCTGGATAGATGATGTAACGGCACAACGTGCACCCTTGATGTATCGTCCCGGCAGCCATCGACTGATAGCTAAACATAGAGAAAATCAGCCGGAACTGAAAAGCAGCACTCCACTCGTCGGAGGTGTTATGTTGGATGGACTGCCTGCGCTTGATTACGCCGAGGCAATCCCTGTGGTTGCGCGAGCCGGACAAGCAACCGTTCTGACCACTGCGATGGTGCACGGCGCGTCAACCAATGTGGACACCGTTCCTCGTAAGGCAATGGTTATTACCTTCACGGCGGCGGGTGTAGAGATTGGCTTGCCCCAGAATCAAGCGGAGACTAAGCGCGCTTATGACCGCGAGTTAAAAACGCTTCTTCGTCCCGAACGGGCACACATTGTTCCCGCTTGA
- a CDS encoding exo-alpha-sialidase codes for MADSKVFEGRAPGGPGGMVELKDGRWLMVWSGLNASYSNDRGRTWSASEPLQTGDEPIIGTGAPTCLVRLQSGRLGLLYGRLSGTAGGTLAGYALCFRTSDDEGASWSEEIVINLPGETASNYHDVLFQLRSGRLVLPTRFCPPCTFPELKDAGAYGTFQGKRFKTEGHAHGPEIDTSQVYFSEDEGNTWQRCPQDIVIWHQDGYGGMWPCDEPGAVQLRDSRLLMMFRTTLGRLYQSFSNDEGLTWSLPQPTALASSYSPCRLRVIPTTGDLLCVWNQVSGDEIRRGFRRSRLSLAISTDDGDSWGYFKTLEVGGPVDKSDRVDPDDEIGMVRGEKELGELPADMIYISYPNAHFFGDEVVLLYDFGPQLDASTDPPSWPRHRKIVIRPIEWLYQEI; via the coding sequence ATGGCAGATTCTAAGGTTTTTGAAGGACGCGCCCCGGGTGGGCCCGGAGGTATGGTTGAACTGAAGGATGGGCGATGGCTGATGGTCTGGTCAGGACTGAATGCTAGCTATTCCAATGACCGGGGACGAACTTGGTCGGCGAGTGAACCCCTTCAAACCGGCGACGAACCCATTATTGGAACAGGTGCCCCAACCTGTCTAGTGCGCTTACAGTCAGGTAGGCTCGGTCTTCTCTACGGTCGCCTTAGCGGTACAGCGGGTGGGACATTGGCTGGCTACGCGCTCTGTTTTCGGACCTCCGACGACGAAGGGGCATCATGGTCAGAAGAGATAGTCATTAACCTACCCGGTGAAACTGCGAGCAACTACCACGACGTACTCTTCCAACTCCGGTCAGGTCGCTTAGTTTTGCCCACGCGGTTCTGTCCGCCTTGCACATTTCCGGAACTGAAGGACGCCGGTGCCTACGGCACCTTTCAAGGAAAGCGTTTCAAAACAGAGGGTCACGCTCACGGGCCGGAGATTGACACAAGCCAGGTGTACTTTTCGGAGGACGAAGGTAACACTTGGCAACGGTGTCCTCAAGACATCGTAATCTGGCACCAAGACGGTTACGGCGGGATGTGGCCCTGCGACGAGCCCGGTGCAGTGCAGCTCCGCGATAGCAGACTCCTGATGATGTTCCGAACGACGCTGGGCCGGCTGTACCAGAGTTTCAGCAATGACGAAGGCCTCACTTGGTCGTTGCCCCAACCGACGGCTCTTGCTAGTTCATACTCACCATGCCGACTCCGCGTCATCCCGACTACTGGAGACCTACTCTGTGTGTGGAATCAGGTGAGCGGCGATGAAATTCGCCGTGGCTTTCGCCGGTCACGTTTGTCGCTCGCTATCTCGACAGATGATGGGGACAGCTGGGGGTACTTCAAGACGCTCGAAGTTGGTGGTCCGGTAGACAAATCTGACCGCGTCGATCCCGACGACGAAATCGGTATGGTTCGGGGCGAAAAAGAACTCGGTGAGCTGCCGGCTGACATGATATATATATCGTATCCGAACGCACATTTCTTCGGGGACGAAGTTGTACTGCTCTATGACTTTGGTCCGCAGTTGGATGCCTCCACCGATCCGCCCTCCTGGCCCCGCCACCGCAAAATTGTCATCCGTCCAATCGAGTGGCTGTACCAGGAGATATAG
- a CDS encoding phytanoyl-CoA dioxygenase family protein: MKGLTSEQKAQYERDGYTILKSVFSKAECEEFVEHMMALHSGQKTLEGFAPREPDNWGRTNNQHWYDPKALALLIDSRLRQPLKDCFEEEVEGIQTMYFYKGSEGVRHQDQCPLPGCMSAWLPLVDVNEENGTIYIQPGSHKGELVTYWETLDENGKMDYEYRHAKTERIFEENNRPEISIIANQGDAVLFHGRLIHRGGPIKQRGALRHVMANHYIPYQFTDWPHTTWPRTSFNGNQRYTD; the protein is encoded by the coding sequence ATGAAAGGTCTAACCTCAGAACAAAAAGCACAGTACGAGCGGGATGGCTATACCATCCTGAAATCGGTCTTTTCCAAAGCGGAGTGCGAGGAGTTCGTCGAGCACATGATGGCACTGCACTCAGGACAAAAGACACTGGAAGGGTTCGCTCCCCGTGAACCAGACAATTGGGGACGTACCAATAATCAACATTGGTATGATCCGAAGGCACTTGCACTGCTCATTGATTCGCGTCTGCGTCAACCGCTGAAAGACTGCTTTGAAGAGGAAGTGGAAGGCATACAGACTATGTATTTCTACAAAGGTTCCGAAGGGGTGCGCCACCAAGACCAGTGTCCCCTCCCCGGCTGTATGTCCGCTTGGCTGCCTTTGGTAGATGTCAATGAAGAAAATGGCACCATCTATATACAACCCGGTTCGCATAAAGGGGAACTTGTGACGTACTGGGAGACCTTGGACGAGAACGGGAAGATGGATTACGAGTATCGCCACGCGAAGACCGAAAGAATCTTTGAGGAGAACAACCGCCCTGAAATTTCCATTATAGCCAATCAGGGCGATGCAGTGTTATTTCACGGTCGCTTGATTCATCGCGGAGGTCCAATCAAGCAGCGTGGCGCCTTACGTCACGTCATGGCAAACCACTACATACCCTATCAGTTCACGGATTGGCCCCACACAACCTGGCCCCGAACTTCATTTAACGGTAATCAACGCTATACCGACTGA
- a CDS encoding IS982 family transposase: protein MITDFDDLCLWTYVIVDDIVIKLAPSLRRPGPCPDCSDSKLITMILVAECKGWDIETQLLSDFSQHPTLFPQSRFNRRRRNLGKIINQIRQMLLSDIEGTEQKLCVIDSLPIPVMQFHLVPSSSNDWSCYGANYGRVESTKQTIFGYKLHLLVTARGVIVDFALAPASETDLAVGNELLCGHYDKQVIGDKAYISTEIKEQLTQVNGIELITVPRRNQKQQISRQTKRWINQVRQIVETVNGQLTEQFHIKKNHAHTFWGLCTRLYAKLTAHTLSIYLNQLTKKEAFLQMKALAFPAP from the coding sequence ATGATAACCGATTTTGATGACCTGTGTCTATGGACTTATGTCATTGTTGATGACATTGTTATAAAACTTGCACCCTCACTCCGACGCCCCGGGCCCTGTCCCGATTGTAGCGATAGCAAGTTAATCACTATGATATTGGTTGCCGAATGTAAGGGGTGGGACATCGAAACCCAACTGCTATCCGACTTTAGCCAACACCCGACTCTGTTCCCTCAGTCCCGATTCAACCGGCGCAGACGCAACTTGGGGAAAATCATCAATCAGATTCGGCAGATGCTCTTGTCAGACATTGAAGGCACTGAACAGAAGTTATGTGTTATTGATAGTTTGCCGATTCCAGTCATGCAGTTTCATCTTGTCCCTTCGTCATCAAATGATTGGTCATGCTATGGTGCCAATTATGGTCGAGTCGAATCAACCAAACAGACCATCTTCGGCTATAAACTGCATCTGTTAGTCACCGCAAGGGGAGTGATTGTTGATTTTGCACTGGCGCCCGCTTCTGAAACCGATTTAGCGGTTGGCAATGAATTGCTCTGTGGACACTACGATAAGCAAGTGATAGGGGATAAAGCCTATATCAGCACTGAAATCAAAGAACAATTAACCCAAGTCAACGGTATCGAGTTAATAACCGTCCCCCGTCGAAACCAGAAACAACAAATCTCCAGACAAACAAAGCGGTGGATTAACCAAGTTAGGCAGATAGTGGAAACCGTTAATGGGCAATTGACTGAACAATTTCATATAAAGAAGAATCATGCACATACGTTCTGGGGATTATGCACGCGGTTATATGCTAAACTCACCGCTCATACACTTAGCATTTATCTGAATCAGCTAACCAAAAAAGAGGCGTTTTTACAGATGAAAGCGTTGGCTTTTCCAGCTCCTTAG
- the rpiA gene encoding ribose-5-phosphate isomerase RpiA, producing the protein METEKLKQLAAEQAVEEVESGMIVGLGTGSTIYYALLKLGEKIRSGLNIIGIPTSKQTEEIATQQGIALSTLGERPVIDLTIDGADEVNPTLDLIKGAGGALVREKIIAHASKQLIIIIDEGKQVEQLGSNFPVPVEVVPFGWGSTQLALNRICRDATLRPGFVSDNGNYILDCVFDGIPDPVTTERIINNIPGVVDNGLFINRTDQVIIGAASGVQTLKRQE; encoded by the coding sequence ATGGAAACAGAAAAACTGAAACAACTCGCGGCAGAACAGGCTGTCGAAGAAGTGGAATCCGGCATGATTGTCGGGCTCGGCACAGGCTCAACAATTTACTACGCGCTGCTAAAACTCGGCGAAAAAATTCGGAGCGGGCTCAATATCATCGGAATTCCAACCTCCAAACAGACGGAAGAAATCGCGACTCAACAGGGGATAGCGCTCTCAACCCTTGGGGAACGCCCTGTGATTGATTTGACCATTGATGGTGCGGATGAAGTCAATCCTACCCTCGATCTCATCAAGGGAGCGGGCGGAGCATTAGTCCGAGAGAAGATCATTGCCCACGCCTCCAAACAATTAATCATCATCATTGACGAAGGAAAGCAAGTAGAACAATTAGGCTCCAATTTCCCTGTACCGGTGGAGGTTGTCCCTTTTGGCTGGGGTTCAACCCAACTTGCACTCAACCGGATCTGCCGAGACGCAACCCTGCGTCCCGGTTTTGTTAGTGACAACGGCAATTATATCTTGGACTGCGTTTTCGACGGCATTCCCGATCCAGTCACTACTGAGCGTATCATCAATAATATCCCCGGCGTTGTTGACAACGGCCTTTTCATTAACCGCACCGATCAGGTCATTATCGGTGCTGCGTCAGGAGTCCAGACCTTAAAGCGCCAGGAATAA
- a CDS encoding HAMP domain-containing protein, protein MDNQIQAKAQEVKTRLTHTIDLLRHDIEEKVQREIKDWRVVQAIRNREPYPPSITDSVMDILEYGTDEGIITASKVGNDERHSLDLRHGEQDLEALDLARKSKLEPASRLRTSEARATIEITLPIQAEGNFLGFVTGGYFLHEHLSQVLKDLTLHPIFLKEGPRLVSLNAPSDTIPKYQRESLLVLADDTNQIELIDVPHSVSRIPILASNIETSVETQQQPQSVGPELILAYSHRDQIELQQQLMSILLIIGGVGLILVYIVSYIVGLQMTKPINQLAAGAAEIASGNLEQQVALQSRDEIGRLAGAFNQMTATLKTSLERQLAAERRAAWGDAARWVVHEIKNPLFPIRLSIENLQRAYRSGDTRPTRFDGIFVQCTDIVIEEVERLQRLVDEFDQFARMPTPKRELSDLNPIVQSVVNLYAESVENIQIKGNLAPNLPRLSLDSEQITQALGNLIKNAIEAMPDGGTLNLSTQSVSEGQIQVKVQDTGIGMSSETLSQIFEPYYTTKDTGTGLGMAIVRRIITDHDGEIFVESEKGVGTTVSIELFRET, encoded by the coding sequence TTGGATAATCAAATTCAGGCGAAAGCCCAAGAAGTCAAAACACGACTCACCCACACGATAGATCTGCTGCGCCACGATATTGAGGAAAAAGTTCAGCGCGAAATCAAGGACTGGCGTGTCGTTCAAGCGATTCGCAATCGTGAGCCGTATCCGCCTAGTATCACTGATAGTGTGATGGATATCTTAGAATATGGAACCGACGAGGGTATCATCACTGCAAGTAAAGTGGGAAATGATGAACGTCATTCTCTTGACTTGCGGCATGGTGAACAGGATTTGGAAGCGTTAGATCTGGCACGAAAATCGAAGCTAGAACCAGCGTCGAGGCTCCGAACATCTGAAGCAAGGGCGACAATCGAGATAACATTGCCAATTCAAGCGGAGGGTAATTTTTTGGGATTTGTTACCGGCGGCTATTTTTTACACGAACATCTCAGTCAAGTCCTAAAGGATCTGACACTCCACCCGATCTTTCTCAAAGAAGGTCCTCGCCTTGTATCGCTGAACGCACCTAGTGATACAATCCCAAAGTACCAGCGAGAATCGCTGCTAGTGCTTGCAGATGACACAAATCAGATTGAGCTAATAGATGTGCCGCACAGCGTCAGTCGTATCCCAATTTTAGCCTCAAATATTGAGACATCGGTTGAAACGCAGCAGCAACCCCAATCCGTTGGGCCGGAGCTGATTCTCGCATATTCCCATCGAGATCAAATTGAATTACAGCAGCAGCTTATGTCTATCCTACTTATCATCGGTGGGGTTGGACTGATTTTGGTATACATTGTCAGTTATATCGTTGGGCTTCAAATGACAAAACCGATCAATCAGTTAGCGGCGGGAGCGGCTGAAATTGCGTCAGGGAACCTTGAACAGCAGGTCGCCCTCCAGAGTCGAGATGAGATTGGTAGATTGGCGGGGGCTTTCAACCAGATGACGGCAACCCTGAAGACGAGTCTAGAGAGACAGCTCGCTGCCGAGCGACGTGCAGCATGGGGAGATGCTGCCCGTTGGGTTGTCCACGAGATTAAGAACCCGCTATTTCCAATTCGGCTTTCAATTGAAAACCTGCAGCGAGCCTATCGAAGTGGGGACACGCGACCAACGAGGTTTGATGGGATTTTTGTGCAATGCACCGACATAGTTATCGAAGAGGTGGAACGCCTACAGCGACTGGTGGATGAGTTCGATCAGTTTGCGCGAATGCCCACTCCTAAACGGGAGCTATCTGATCTCAATCCGATCGTGCAGAGCGTGGTGAACCTATACGCGGAATCCGTTGAGAACATTCAGATTAAGGGAAATCTTGCGCCCAATCTCCCTCGTCTCTCGCTTGATTCGGAGCAGATTACGCAGGCGTTGGGGAATCTGATTAAGAATGCGATCGAAGCGATGCCTGACGGAGGGACACTGAACCTTTCGACTCAATCGGTAAGTGAGGGACAGATTCAGGTCAAGGTCCAGGACACGGGCATCGGTATGTCATCAGAGACGCTATCACAGATTTTTGAACCCTATTATACAACAAAGGATACAGGCACAGGACTCGGTATGGCGATTGTTCGGCGTATCATCACCGATCACGATGGGGAGATTTTCGTCGAGAGTGAAAAAGGAGTTGGTACGACTGTTTCGATTGAATTGTTTCGTGAAACGTGA
- a CDS encoding ABC transporter ATP-binding protein produces the protein MNLYLRLLSYVKPYWKSTIVSLIAMLVVSVGNLVPTWIGGKIVIDEVIVQRDISRLHWIALLLLGIYLVKSIGVMLAEWLSHEIAEKIIYDMRTQIYSHLQKLSYRFHKDSTTGDLMSRVVNDIDAMRDMLAHTIHIFTVQALTFIGIAIILSDMHLKMAILTLVPILILGPLIVHFGIKLRLISRDVRAELAEVNARLQDNLSGIFEIQAFAREPYEEKRFIARCADYRNSIIRGIRLWARLNPAVQFLLGASYTSILWYGGWQIINGSSDMTVGQLFIFLGFLWQLFVPIQMASHENERLQKALAAGERMMELLDTAPEIKDVPNAWTGKVKGELLFEDVSFRYTDEDVLTNVHLKIRPGETIAFVGPSGVGKTTLVGLVPRFYDATGGRVKVDGVSVRDWQIQALRRQIGLVPQETFLFNGTVGENIAYGKLNATQMEIEMAAKSANIYDFIMSLPDRFDTVVGERGMRLSGGQKQRISIARAILKDPPILILDEATSSVDTESEQLIQQSLVNLLHGRTTLIIAHRLATIRFADRIVVLADNRIVELGTHVELLSQNGLYARLYKAQFGDKGS, from the coding sequence ATGAATCTATACCTCCGCCTGTTGAGTTACGTTAAGCCGTACTGGAAAAGCACAATTGTCTCACTAATAGCAATGTTGGTTGTGTCCGTTGGCAATCTTGTCCCAACATGGATTGGAGGGAAGATTGTTATTGATGAGGTGATTGTACAGCGGGATATCAGTCGCTTACACTGGATTGCGCTTCTGCTGCTTGGCATCTATCTCGTAAAGAGTATCGGGGTGATGTTGGCAGAGTGGCTGTCCCACGAAATCGCTGAAAAGATTATCTACGATATGCGGACGCAGATCTATAGTCACTTGCAGAAACTGTCGTACCGTTTTCACAAGGACAGCACTACCGGCGACCTGATGTCACGCGTGGTGAATGACATCGACGCAATGCGAGATATGCTCGCTCACACCATACACATATTCACCGTGCAGGCATTGACCTTTATCGGGATTGCTATCATACTGAGTGACATGCACTTAAAAATGGCGATCCTGACCCTCGTTCCAATTCTGATTTTGGGACCGTTGATTGTCCACTTCGGTATAAAGCTACGTCTCATTTCCCGTGATGTGCGTGCAGAGCTTGCGGAGGTCAACGCTCGTTTGCAAGATAACCTTTCGGGCATCTTTGAGATCCAAGCCTTCGCCCGCGAACCCTATGAGGAAAAGCGGTTCATCGCCCGATGTGCGGATTACCGCAACTCAATCATCCGAGGCATACGTCTGTGGGCGCGACTGAATCCCGCCGTGCAGTTTTTGCTTGGCGCGAGTTACACATCGATTCTGTGGTACGGCGGTTGGCAGATAATCAACGGATCAAGCGACATGACTGTTGGGCAATTGTTTATTTTTCTCGGATTTCTGTGGCAACTGTTTGTCCCGATTCAGATGGCAAGCCATGAAAATGAGCGGTTGCAGAAAGCCCTCGCCGCAGGCGAACGGATGATGGAACTATTAGATACAGCACCTGAAATTAAAGATGTTCCGAATGCTTGGACGGGTAAGGTTAAAGGGGAACTTTTGTTTGAAGATGTTTCGTTCAGGTACACGGACGAAGATGTCTTGACAAATGTGCACCTCAAAATCCGACCGGGCGAAACAATCGCTTTTGTCGGTCCCAGCGGTGTCGGCAAAACGACGTTAGTCGGCCTGGTGCCGCGATTCTACGATGCAACCGGTGGGCGGGTGAAGGTTGATGGTGTCAGTGTGCGAGATTGGCAAATTCAGGCGTTGCGGCGTCAGATTGGGCTTGTTCCACAAGAGACGTTCTTATTTAACGGCACAGTTGGAGAGAATATCGCCTACGGCAAGCTGAATGCAACACAGATGGAAATTGAAATGGCGGCGAAATCTGCCAATATCTACGACTTCATCATGAGCCTACCAGATCGCTTTGATACCGTCGTTGGCGAGCGCGGGATGCGCCTTTCCGGCGGGCAGAAACAACGGATCTCGATTGCGCGCGCCATTCTGAAAGATCCGCCCATCCTCATCCTCGACGAAGCAACTTCCTCTGTTGATACGGAATCAGAGCAACTGATCCAGCAGAGTTTGGTGAATCTACTGCACGGACGTACCACGCTGATCATCGCTCATCGACTTGCGACCATCAGATTTGCAGATCGAATCGTCGTATTGGCGGACAATCGAATTGTTGAGCTTGGCACACACGTCGAGCTGCTTTCGCAAAATGGTCTATACGCACGGCTTTACAAAGCGCAGTTTGGGGACAAGGGCTCGTAG